In Ignavibacteriota bacterium, a genomic segment contains:
- a CDS encoding acyl-CoA thioesterase, translating into MRDNFRFKSQVRVRNFEVDWQGIVHNANYLLYFEIGRIEYLKHLGIHVSMESIMGNSKIVVARNEIDYRSPARFDEALDVYTKISHVSNTSFVFEGKIYETISNRLIAENVAVHVWLDSKSDMPVRVPDDFRIKIAEYEGVKE; encoded by the coding sequence ATGAGAGACAACTTCCGATTCAAGTCTCAGGTTCGCGTACGAAATTTCGAGGTAGATTGGCAAGGCATTGTCCACAATGCCAACTACCTCTTATATTTTGAAATCGGACGCATTGAATACTTGAAACATCTTGGTATTCATGTTTCAATGGAGAGCATTATGGGAAATTCAAAGATTGTTGTTGCCCGTAATGAAATAGATTATCGTTCACCCGCCCGCTTCGATGAAGCACTTGATGTTTATACAAAAATCTCCCATGTTAGCAATACAAGTTTTGTGTTTGAAGGGAAGATATATGAAACTATTTCTAACCGATTGATTGCGGAGAATGTTGCAGTCCATGTTTGGCTTGATTCAAAATCTGATATGCCGGTTCGTGTACCTGACGATTTCAGAATCAAGATAGCTGAATATGAGGGAGTCAAGGAGTAA
- a CDS encoding hydroxymethylglutaryl-CoA synthase, with the protein MIGIVGYGAYVPRYRIKAETIAHQWGADAEAIQRGLQLIEKTVPGQDEDTITISVAAAKNALKRAQIDPQEIGAVYIGSESHPYAVKPSGTILIDALGIGPHVHVSSFEFACKAGSEAMYVAYSHVKSGEMKYALGIGADTSQGAPGDALEYSASAGGAAFIMGTEKVVAEILFTNSYTSDTPDFWRREGESYPRHGGRFTGDPAYFKHIMGAANALLEKSKMKPEDFQYAIFHMPNGKFPQEVGKRLGFTKKQLEVGWIVPLMGNTYSGSSPTGLAAVLDVAKPNDMIFMVSFGSGAGSDGFIYRVTDELPKVQDRAPKFRDMLDKNKIHLNYGEYAKFRRKIKLNE; encoded by the coding sequence ATGATCGGAATAGTTGGTTACGGTGCGTATGTACCCCGGTATCGCATCAAAGCAGAAACAATAGCACATCAGTGGGGAGCGGACGCGGAAGCAATACAGCGCGGACTGCAATTGATTGAGAAAACAGTTCCCGGTCAGGACGAAGATACAATTACAATTTCCGTTGCCGCCGCGAAAAATGCTCTCAAACGTGCACAGATTGACCCGCAGGAAATCGGTGCTGTGTATATTGGCTCTGAATCTCATCCGTATGCGGTCAAACCAAGCGGAACAATTTTAATTGATGCGCTCGGAATCGGACCTCATGTTCATGTTTCAAGTTTCGAATTTGCTTGCAAAGCGGGAAGTGAAGCCATGTACGTTGCATATAGTCATGTAAAATCGGGTGAAATGAAATATGCACTTGGAATTGGCGCTGATACTTCTCAAGGTGCGCCGGGTGATGCACTTGAATATTCTGCATCCGCAGGCGGAGCGGCATTTATTATGGGAACAGAGAAGGTTGTCGCGGAAATATTATTTACTAATAGTTATACTTCAGACACTCCGGACTTTTGGAGACGTGAAGGTGAATCGTATCCTCGTCATGGTGGAAGATTCACGGGAGATCCGGCATACTTCAAACATATTATGGGCGCGGCAAATGCTTTGCTTGAGAAATCAAAAATGAAGCCGGAGGATTTTCAGTATGCAATCTTTCACATGCCGAACGGAAAGTTTCCACAAGAAGTAGGCAAACGACTTGGTTTCACGAAGAAACAACTAGAAGTAGGTTGGATTGTTCCTTTGATGGGAAATACGTATTCAGGTTCATCTCCAACAGGACTTGCTGCAGTTCTCGATGTTGCAAAACCGAATGATATGATTTTCATGGTTTCATTTGGTTCGGGCGCGGGAAGCGATGGTTTCATTTATCGTGTAACCGATGAACTTCCAAAAGTACAAGACCGTGCGCCAAAGTTTCGGGATATGTTGGACAAAAATAAAATCCATCTGAACTATGGAGAGTATGCAAAGTTCCGTCGTAAAATTAAGTTAAACGAATAA
- the lnt gene encoding apolipoprotein N-acyltransferase codes for MSFPPIQTGVTAFVGITLLLFLMEKLESYLDAFRFSYVAFFLWHIIVGYWAGGFTHGRDIYQMLGGAGLLLLNPFFYLIPIAAFQFIRRYFSFNVAVLSFPFCWIGLELFRAKTELALPWLTLGNTQTYNLSAIQFASFTGVYGVSFWILCINICLFFLIRKILKHEWKLVARQSLLSFLSLLIIFLVPYVHGFIVLQEQNKSNHSEKVRVALIQPNIDPFEKWKADKFEPFLLHREMTRTLAGKNIDLVLWSETAIPFYLLHRNNQYYLEQLKEELLSAKLNLVTGVPDIVYYSDNKTAPSTSKHNQEGKRYENFNGAILLEYNSDTVQRYHKKLLVPFAERVPFSDELNFLNAFQWDLGLGGWGRGKEHTVFQFQTKNNTNAKFSTLICFESIFPGFVTEFVRNGAQFLTIITIDSWWGKTSGAYQHLQYSVFRAIENRRWLARCATGGISCIIDPFGNILEPSELFTRQITIGEVELRHELTFYTRYGDWFATLCIILASMFIVSALGKKYYLLIRTQQEKQNEIY; via the coding sequence ATGTCATTTCCACCAATTCAAACCGGTGTTACAGCATTCGTCGGTATTACACTTCTATTATTCCTTATGGAAAAATTGGAGAGTTATCTTGATGCCTTTCGATTTAGTTACGTTGCTTTTTTTCTCTGGCATATCATTGTAGGATACTGGGCAGGAGGTTTTACCCATGGACGGGACATTTACCAAATGCTTGGCGGCGCAGGATTACTTCTTCTCAATCCTTTTTTTTATTTAATTCCCATAGCCGCATTTCAGTTTATCCGACGTTACTTCAGTTTTAATGTTGCAGTACTATCTTTCCCTTTTTGCTGGATTGGGTTAGAGTTATTTCGTGCAAAAACCGAACTTGCACTCCCGTGGCTTACACTTGGTAACACTCAGACATATAATCTTTCTGCAATTCAATTTGCTTCTTTCACAGGTGTCTATGGAGTTTCCTTTTGGATTCTCTGCATCAACATTTGCCTCTTTTTCCTGATAAGAAAAATACTAAAACATGAGTGGAAACTTGTTGCAAGGCAATCTCTCCTCTCATTCCTATCTCTTCTCATCATCTTCCTTGTTCCATATGTTCATGGATTTATTGTTTTACAAGAACAAAACAAAAGTAATCATTCTGAGAAAGTGCGGGTTGCGCTCATTCAACCAAACATTGACCCATTCGAAAAATGGAAGGCAGATAAGTTTGAACCGTTTCTTCTTCATCGTGAAATGACAAGGACTCTCGCGGGGAAGAACATTGACCTCGTTCTTTGGTCTGAAACTGCTATTCCTTTTTATCTCTTACATCGCAATAATCAGTATTACCTTGAGCAACTCAAGGAGGAATTACTCTCCGCAAAACTCAATCTTGTTACAGGCGTGCCGGATATTGTGTACTACTCAGATAACAAAACTGCACCGAGCACAAGTAAACACAATCAAGAAGGTAAGAGATATGAAAATTTTAATGGCGCCATTTTATTAGAGTACAACTCAGACACGGTTCAGAGGTATCACAAAAAATTGCTTGTCCCGTTTGCAGAGCGAGTTCCATTTTCAGATGAATTGAATTTCCTCAATGCATTTCAGTGGGACTTAGGTTTAGGAGGATGGGGAAGAGGAAAAGAGCATACTGTATTTCAATTTCAAACAAAAAATAACACAAACGCGAAGTTTTCAACTCTTATCTGTTTTGAATCAATCTTCCCTGGCTTTGTTACCGAATTTGTTCGGAACGGAGCGCAGTTCCTCACAATCATTACCATTGATAGTTGGTGGGGAAAAACATCAGGAGCCTATCAACACTTGCAATATTCTGTATTTCGAGCAATTGAAAACAGACGCTGGCTTGCTCGCTGTGCAACCGGAGGTATTTCTTGCATAATTGACCCATTTGGTAATATATTAGAGCCGTCTGAGCTATTCACGAGGCAAATTACTATTGGCGAAGTCGAGTTACGTCATGAACTTACTTTTTATACTCGATACGGTGATTGGTTTGCAACGCTTTGCATAATACTTGCAAGCATGTTTATAGTTTCAGCATTAGGCAAAAAATATTATTTATTAATTAGAACTCAACAAGAGAAACAAAATGAAATATATTGA
- a CDS encoding phosphatase PAP2 family protein — MANSFFDATMPFLTDLNKHWFGWILFGSLWLLLLWKGGKKGRIIALALIPLIVFSDQLSSTFIKKAIMRPRPCHDINGKIVMEHLRLLVPCGSGYSFPSSHAVNSFAAATFLGVYYRKFAWAFFTYAIVVAFSRVYVGVHYPYDVFVGGIIGIVCGLIIVSLLQFTGRLIPSLEIKNLPD; from the coding sequence ATGGCAAATTCTTTCTTTGATGCAACAATGCCATTTCTTACCGACCTGAACAAGCATTGGTTCGGTTGGATTTTGTTCGGTAGTCTTTGGCTTCTGTTACTTTGGAAAGGAGGGAAGAAGGGACGAATCATTGCTCTTGCTCTTATTCCTCTAATCGTATTTAGCGACCAACTTAGTAGTACATTCATCAAAAAAGCAATTATGCGTCCACGTCCTTGTCACGATATTAACGGGAAGATTGTTATGGAGCATTTGCGGTTGCTCGTTCCATGCGGAAGCGGATATTCATTTCCTTCCTCGCACGCTGTTAATAGTTTTGCTGCTGCAACATTTCTGGGCGTGTATTATCGAAAATTTGCTTGGGCATTTTTTACCTACGCAATAGTTGTGGCGTTCTCCCGTGTATATGTTGGAGTTCATTATCCCTACGATGTCTTCGTCGGAGGAATTATTGGTATTGTTTGCGGGTTAATCATCGTTTCGTTACTACAGTTTACTGGTAGATTGATTCCTTCACTTGAGATAAAAAATCTTCCGGATTAA
- the ltaE gene encoding low-specificity L-threonine aldolase — protein MKYIDLRSDTVTKPSQGMLEAMMKAEVGDDVFGEDPTVNKLQERVASMFGKEAALFVPSGVMGNQVSIKVHTQPGDEILLDQDSHIFVYETGASAFLSGVQMRSVMGVDGMMTSKQLRKMMRPRAYYLPIQKLICLENTFGRTGGTIYPFHEIQQIHQLAKDYKLRMHLDGARIWNACIATKIQPREYAHYFDSISVCFSKGLGAPVGSMIISSREFIDRARRYRKLFGGGMRQSGILAAAALYALDNNIERLKEDHEKATFFANALKDVQMLHIDKNTVQTNMVIIEIQKLKKSQQEVLTMLKEQGVLMTPERHSSIRAVFHLDVSMDEVKEAADVLQRLFG, from the coding sequence ATGAAATATATTGATTTACGAAGCGATACAGTTACAAAACCTTCTCAAGGTATGTTGGAGGCGATGATGAAAGCAGAAGTGGGCGATGATGTTTTTGGTGAAGACCCGACGGTCAACAAACTTCAGGAACGTGTAGCATCAATGTTCGGAAAAGAAGCTGCGCTCTTTGTCCCAAGCGGTGTGATGGGAAATCAAGTTTCCATTAAAGTTCACACTCAACCCGGTGATGAAATATTGTTGGATCAGGATTCACATATTTTTGTCTATGAAACAGGCGCATCCGCATTTCTCTCCGGCGTACAAATGCGAAGTGTTATGGGCGTGGACGGAATGATGACTTCAAAGCAACTTCGAAAGATGATGAGACCAAGAGCTTATTATCTACCGATACAGAAACTCATTTGCCTGGAGAATACTTTTGGCAGAACCGGTGGAACAATTTATCCTTTCCATGAAATTCAACAAATCCATCAACTTGCGAAAGATTACAAACTAAGAATGCACTTAGATGGAGCAAGAATATGGAATGCCTGCATTGCAACAAAAATTCAACCGCGTGAATATGCTCATTACTTTGACTCGATTTCTGTCTGTTTCTCAAAAGGACTTGGCGCACCGGTTGGCTCCATGATTATCAGTTCACGTGAGTTTATTGACCGGGCAAGAAGGTACCGAAAACTCTTCGGTGGTGGAATGCGACAGTCTGGTATTCTTGCTGCGGCAGCTCTCTATGCGTTAGATAACAATATTGAACGCTTAAAAGAAGACCATGAGAAAGCAACTTTCTTTGCAAATGCTTTGAAGGATGTGCAAATGCTTCATATTGATAAAAATACTGTCCAAACTAACATGGTAATTATTGAGATTCAAAAACTAAAAAAATCTCAGCAAGAAGTTCTTACTATGTTAAAAGAACAAGGTGTATTGATGACTCCGGAAAGACATTCTTCCATACGTGCAGTCTTCCATCTTGATGTAAGTATGGATGAAGTGAAAGAAGCCGCAGACGTACTTCAACGGCTTTTCGGATGA
- a CDS encoding thiolase domain-containing protein: MRDVVVIGAGMTRFGELWDKSIKDIFVEAALKAIENSGVDHIDSMYVGAMSSGLFVGQEHLGAVMADYLGVNPIPSTHVESACASGGVSFRQAFLEVASGMSDIVLAGGVEKMTDGADVTEVLATAADQEYEVFQGVTFPGLYAMIAKAHMQKYGTTREQLAAVAVKNHRNGAKNPNAQFRSEVTMEQVMKATMVSDPLRLLDCSPVSDGAAAVIVTTMEVAKKLGKNPIRVIASSQASDTIALHSRKEITTLGSVVNAAKKAYQMSNKKPSDINLVEVHDCFTIAEIAVTEDLGFFEKGKGGEAALNGWTSIECNRIPVNTSGGLKSKGHPVGATGIAQIIELYEQLNQNAGSRQVKDAHVGMAQNMGGSGASCVIHILESK; this comes from the coding sequence ATGAGAGACGTTGTAGTAATTGGAGCAGGCATGACAAGGTTCGGTGAACTTTGGGACAAATCTATCAAAGATATATTTGTTGAAGCCGCTCTCAAAGCAATTGAAAATTCCGGCGTTGACCACATTGATTCGATGTATGTCGGCGCGATGTCATCCGGTTTGTTTGTTGGACAAGAACATCTTGGCGCTGTAATGGCGGATTATCTCGGAGTGAATCCAATACCTTCCACGCACGTAGAATCAGCTTGTGCTTCAGGAGGTGTTTCTTTCCGTCAAGCTTTTCTTGAAGTCGCATCCGGCATGAGCGATATTGTACTTGCAGGTGGAGTTGAGAAAATGACTGATGGTGCAGATGTTACTGAAGTACTCGCAACCGCCGCAGATCAGGAATATGAAGTTTTTCAAGGTGTAACGTTTCCCGGTTTATATGCGATGATTGCAAAAGCGCACATGCAAAAGTACGGAACGACACGCGAACAGCTCGCCGCAGTTGCAGTAAAAAATCATCGCAACGGAGCAAAGAATCCCAATGCTCAATTTCGTTCGGAAGTAACGATGGAACAAGTAATGAAAGCGACTATGGTTTCCGACCCTCTTCGTTTGTTAGATTGTTCACCCGTGAGTGATGGCGCTGCGGCTGTAATCGTTACCACAATGGAAGTTGCAAAAAAACTCGGAAAGAATCCGATTCGAGTGATTGCATCTTCACAAGCATCAGATACGATAGCTCTTCACAGCAGGAAGGAAATCACTACACTTGGTTCAGTTGTGAATGCGGCTAAGAAAGCGTATCAAATGTCAAACAAAAAGCCGAGCGATATTAACTTGGTTGAAGTTCATGACTGCTTTACCATCGCTGAGATTGCTGTAACTGAAGACCTTGGCTTCTTTGAAAAAGGAAAAGGTGGTGAAGCGGCACTCAATGGCTGGACATCAATCGAATGTAATCGAATCCCTGTGAATACAAGCGGTGGATTGAAATCGAAAGGACATCCTGTTGGTGCGACAGGCATTGCACAAATTATTGAATTGTATGAACAGCTCAATCAGAATGCAGGAAGTCGGCAAGTGAAAGATGCTCATGTTGGAATGGCACAAAACATGGGTGGTAGTGGTGCAAGTTGTGTTATACATATTTTGGAGTCAAAATGA
- a CDS encoding DUF1446 domain-containing protein — MKNKIRIASGQGFWGDLPSAPYNQVSKGQIDYLMMDFLAEVTMSIMQKQKHRNPEHGYAKDLVTIVEHILPICLEKKIKIITNGGGVNPKGCSDAILKWAHKKGIKGLKIGIVSGDDLLGKFDTLAQQGIYLNNMETGEKFDSVGHKILSANVYFGARPIVEALKQGADIVITGRTTDTALTYAPMIHEFGWSWDDWDKLATGVVAGHILECGGQASGGNCMYNWKDIPDLAHIGFPIAEAFPNGDMIFTKHENTGGLVSVQTISEQLMYEIGNPSNYITPDCIADFTTIKLEQVDENRVRMFNVKGRPATDSYKVSMSYSDGWTAIGTLTYAWPDALEKAKKADEILRTRLQDLGLKFDEIRTEFLGLNSCHGPLAEMPNVINEVVLRVGVRGHDHKAVESFGKELAPLILTGPPSVTGFAGGRPKPGEVIAYWPSLIPKSAVQPEVIVTEV; from the coding sequence TTGAAAAATAAAATTCGTATCGCCTCAGGTCAAGGTTTCTGGGGTGATTTACCGTCAGCACCGTACAACCAAGTATCGAAGGGTCAAATTGATTATCTCATGATGGATTTCCTTGCAGAAGTAACGATGTCCATCATGCAAAAACAAAAGCATCGTAATCCTGAGCATGGATATGCAAAAGATTTAGTCACCATTGTTGAACATATTCTTCCAATTTGTTTGGAGAAGAAGATTAAGATTATTACCAACGGTGGTGGCGTAAATCCTAAAGGATGCAGTGATGCAATTCTTAAATGGGCGCATAAAAAGGGAATCAAGGGGCTGAAGATTGGAATTGTTTCCGGTGATGACCTTTTAGGAAAGTTTGATACGCTTGCCCAACAAGGTATTTATTTGAATAACATGGAAACGGGTGAGAAGTTCGACAGTGTTGGACATAAGATTCTTAGCGCAAATGTTTATTTTGGAGCAAGACCGATTGTTGAAGCATTGAAGCAGGGCGCGGATATTGTTATCACCGGAAGAACGACAGACACTGCGCTCACGTACGCGCCGATGATTCATGAATTTGGTTGGTCGTGGGATGATTGGGATAAACTTGCAACCGGAGTCGTTGCCGGACATATCCTCGAATGCGGCGGACAGGCAAGCGGCGGAAATTGTATGTACAATTGGAAAGATATTCCCGACCTTGCACACATCGGATTTCCGATTGCTGAAGCATTTCCGAATGGTGATATGATTTTTACAAAGCATGAAAACACAGGCGGACTTGTTTCTGTTCAAACAATTTCTGAACAGTTGATGTACGAGATTGGAAATCCATCCAACTACATTACGCCGGATTGTATTGCTGATTTTACGACTATCAAATTAGAACAGGTTGATGAAAACCGGGTGAGAATGTTCAATGTCAAAGGGAGACCTGCAACAGATTCATACAAGGTTTCTATGTCCTACAGCGATGGTTGGACTGCAATCGGAACATTGACGTATGCATGGCCCGATGCTCTTGAGAAAGCAAAGAAAGCTGACGAGATTCTTCGAACAAGATTACAAGATTTAGGTTTGAAGTTTGATGAAATACGAACGGAGTTTCTCGGTTTGAATTCGTGTCACGGTCCGTTGGCGGAAATGCCAAATGTTATCAATGAAGTAGTGTTGCGTGTCGGTGTTCGCGGGCATGACCACAAAGCAGTCGAATCATTCGGCAAAGAATTAGCGCCATTGATTTTGACAGGACCACCATCCGTTACAGGATTTGCAGGTGGAAGACCAAAGCCGGGTGAAGTAATTGCGTATTGGCCCTCGTTAATTCCAAAAAGTGCCGTGCAGCCAGAAGTGATTGTAACAGAGGTATAA
- a CDS encoding nucleotidyltransferase domain-containing protein, whose protein sequence is MKKKIAEINLEPKERKAIKEFSKRIKKSLGKRLLRILLFGSKARGDFHVDSDIDVFIVTKKSTVQIISKIGQVTADIFDEFDVLISPVAYSEYEEQRNLEMHSFFFEDVYKEGIAL, encoded by the coding sequence ATGAAGAAGAAAATTGCTGAAATAAATCTTGAACCTAAAGAAAGAAAGGCGATTAAGGAGTTTTCAAAGAGAATAAAAAAATCTCTCGGAAAACGATTACTAAGGATTTTACTCTTTGGTTCAAAAGCACGTGGAGATTTTCACGTAGATTCTGATATTGATGTTTTCATAGTAACGAAAAAGAGTACCGTACAAATTATAAGTAAAATAGGACAGGTAACAGCAGACATCTTTGATGAGTTTGATGTTTTGATTTCTCCAGTTGCTTACAGTGAATACGAAGAGCAGAGGAACCTTGAAATGCATTCGTTTTTCTTTGAAGATGTTTACAAAGAAGGCATAGCTTTGTAA
- a CDS encoding Zn-ribbon domain-containing OB-fold protein — protein sequence MITARYHREVPQRYRLEAAKCSSCGNISFPPRLICPECKARKFETIKLHDEGKLITYTVIRVASDKFSKETPFAVGIVELNDGVRITTQIADVEPEELTIGQKVRLVFRRIQEDGKAGILCYGYKAVTV from the coding sequence ATGATTACGGCAAGATACCATCGAGAAGTTCCGCAACGTTATCGTCTTGAAGCGGCAAAATGTTCGTCGTGTGGAAATATCAGTTTCCCGCCTCGTCTCATTTGCCCTGAATGTAAAGCGAGAAAGTTTGAAACCATTAAACTACATGATGAAGGTAAACTCATCACGTACACAGTTATCCGGGTTGCCTCTGATAAATTTTCTAAAGAAACTCCGTTTGCCGTCGGCATCGTTGAACTGAATGACGGAGTCAGAATTACTACACAGATTGCTGATGTTGAACCGGAAGAATTGACAATAGGTCAGAAGGTTCGATTGGTTTTCCGTCGTATCCAGGAAGATGGCAAAGCAGGAATTTTGTGTTATGGGTATAAAGCGGTAACTGTTTGA
- a CDS encoding HEPN domain-containing protein has protein sequence MENHHKDLAKYRLEKASDNLRIARQHFQLGNYGDAIGKAYYAVLTAMRALLALHHKDSKRHEGVIILFNEFFIRTKIFPKEFNKIIKTLKVFREDADYGDFVEFSRQTAEVEINNAERFIKLSEKVFLQLITDNNKI, from the coding sequence ATGGAAAATCATCATAAAGATTTAGCAAAATATCGGCTTGAGAAGGCAAGCGACAATCTACGGATAGCAAGACAGCACTTTCAACTTGGAAATTATGGGGATGCAATAGGGAAAGCATATTATGCTGTCTTAACCGCGATGCGTGCATTGCTCGCGTTACACCATAAAGATAGCAAGCGACACGAAGGCGTAATAATTTTATTCAATGAATTTTTTATCCGTACGAAAATATTTCCAAAAGAATTCAACAAAATTATCAAAACATTGAAAGTATTTCGAGAAGATGCTGATTATGGTGATTTCGTAGAGTTCAGTCGGCAAACTGCTGAAGTGGAAATTAATAACGCAGAGCGATTTATAAAACTTTCTGAAAAAGTTTTTCTTCAACTTATAACAGACAATAACAAAATATAG
- the aspS gene encoding aspartate--tRNA ligase yields the protein MNNFTKRTHTCGELRVGDIGKTVTLTGWVDTRRDLGGVIFVDLRDRFGKTQVVFNPQNNAQVHELAGALRTEFVVSVTGTVEHRPEGTDNLSLPTGEIDIMATKLEILNKADTTPFPIEDQLQVNEEVRLKYRYLDLRRPAMQKNLITRHKMYLITRNYFDAQNFVEVETPILMKSTPEGARDYLVPSRIHRGRFYALPQSPQTYKQILMVAGMDRYFQIVKCFRDEDLRADRQPEFTQIDVEMSFVDEEIIYGIVEGLMQRFFKELNGIDIQLPFPRISYKQAMELYGSDKPDTRFGLTFTCINDIVATTEFKVFSETIKKGGVVSGFTAPGCATYTRNQLDVLTDFVKSNGAGGLVWMRVTENGVETPSEKFLGKETINAIKEKMQANVGDMIFLISDSWSKAYNILGSLRLEMARRLNLIDESKNNLLWVTDFPMFEYDETEKRYVAVHHPFTSPKFEDAELLDSDPSKARARAYDLVLNGSEIAGGSIRIHDRTLQSKVFSLLGIGEEEAKQKFGFMLDAFRYGAPPHGGIAFGFDRICMLLNGEKSIRDVIAFPKTTSAMSLMDDAPSDVDERQLKELHIRVV from the coding sequence TTGAATAATTTTACTAAGCGTACTCACACCTGCGGAGAACTGCGTGTGGGCGATATTGGAAAAACAGTTACACTTACCGGCTGGGTTGATACACGTCGTGACCTTGGCGGTGTTATTTTTGTTGATTTGCGTGACCGCTTTGGTAAAACACAGGTCGTGTTTAACCCTCAGAACAATGCGCAGGTTCACGAACTTGCTGGTGCGCTACGAACTGAGTTTGTTGTTTCTGTCACCGGTACTGTCGAGCATCGCCCTGAAGGAACAGATAATCTCTCGTTGCCGACGGGTGAGATTGATATTATGGCGACGAAACTGGAAATACTGAACAAAGCAGATACAACGCCGTTCCCGATTGAAGACCAATTGCAAGTGAACGAAGAAGTACGTCTGAAGTATCGTTATCTCGACCTACGTCGTCCTGCTATGCAGAAGAACTTAATAACACGTCATAAGATGTATCTCATCACGAGAAACTATTTCGATGCTCAGAATTTTGTTGAAGTAGAAACTCCGATTCTTATGAAGAGTACTCCGGAGGGAGCAAGGGATTATTTGGTGCCAAGCCGCATTCATCGGGGGAGATTTTATGCACTGCCTCAGTCTCCACAGACCTACAAACAAATCCTGATGGTTGCAGGAATGGACAGATATTTTCAGATTGTCAAATGTTTCAGGGACGAGGACTTACGAGCAGACCGTCAGCCGGAGTTCACTCAGATTGACGTAGAAATGTCATTCGTTGATGAGGAAATAATCTACGGGATAGTTGAGGGATTGATGCAACGGTTCTTCAAAGAACTGAATGGCATCGATATCCAATTACCGTTTCCCCGTATATCCTATAAGCAGGCGATGGAACTTTATGGTTCAGATAAACCTGATACACGTTTCGGATTGACTTTTACTTGTATCAACGATATTGTTGCTACAACAGAGTTTAAGGTATTTAGTGAAACAATAAAAAAGGGGGGAGTTGTTTCGGGATTTACAGCACCCGGTTGTGCAACCTACACACGTAATCAACTTGATGTATTGACTGATTTTGTAAAGAGCAATGGTGCGGGTGGTTTAGTTTGGATGCGTGTAACTGAAAATGGTGTCGAAACTCCGAGCGAGAAGTTCCTTGGTAAAGAAACTATCAATGCGATTAAAGAAAAGATGCAAGCAAACGTCGGAGATATGATTTTTCTTATTTCTGATTCTTGGTCGAAAGCGTACAATATTTTGGGGAGTTTACGATTGGAAATGGCTCGTCGTCTCAATCTCATTGACGAAAGCAAGAACAATTTGCTCTGGGTAACAGATTTCCCGATGTTTGAGTATGATGAGACAGAAAAGCGATATGTTGCAGTTCATCATCCATTCACCTCGCCCAAGTTTGAAGACGCAGAGTTACTTGATTCTGACCCTTCAAAAGCCCGCGCCCGTGCGTATGATTTAGTTTTGAACGGTAGCGAAATTGCAGGCGGGAGCATTCGTATTCATGATAGGACATTGCAAAGCAAAGTATTTTCACTTCTTGGTATAGGAGAGGAAGAAGCAAAACAAAAGTTCGGATTCATGCTTGATGCCTTTCGTTACGGCGCGCCGCCACATGGTGGAATCGCGTTCGGGTTTGATAGAATTTGCATGTTGCTGAATGGTGAAAAATCCATTCGCGATGTCATTGCGTTCCCGAAAACAACAAGCGCAATGTCACTGATGGATGATGCACCGTCAGATGTAGATGAAAGACAATTGAAAGAATTGCATATTAGAGTTGTATGA